From the Streptomyces sp. NBC_01216 genome, the window CTGATCGATCTGGAGCGGCTGACCGTCCGTCGTCATCCGCTGGTGCCGGAGCCGGACTGCCCCGGCTGCGGGACGCCGGAACCGGTGACCGCCGAGTCGGCCGCCGTCGTCCTGCGGCCCGCGCCGAAGTACCGTACGGGCGTCGGAAGGGTGCGGCCGGTGGACGCGTACGACCTGCCGGTGGACGCGTTCGCCAATCCTCACTGGGGTGCCGTCGGACCCTCGGTGGTGTGCGACGTCACCTCGCCGACCACCTCGGCGACGGTCGGATGCTTCTCCAGCCGTTCGGGCGACTACCTGCGCGAGACGTTCTGGGGCGGTCACGCCGACACCTACCACGTGAGCACCCGGATCGGAATCCTCGAGGGGCTCGAGCGTTTCGCCGGGACGCGGGCCCGGGGCCGCGCCGTCACCCTCACCGCCTGCCTGGACGACCTCGGTCCGCGCGCCGTCGACCCGCGCGAGACCGGCCTCTACACGGACGCGTTCCACCGCGCCCACCCCTGGGTGCCTCCGTTCGCTCCGGACCGTCCGATCCCCTGGGTCTGGGGATGGTCGCTGCGCGACGCGGCCCCGCGTCCCGTCCCGGAGGTCCTCGCCTTCTACCACAAGCCCGGGATCGCGCACCGGTTCGTCCAGGAGAGCTCCAACGGCTGCGCCTCCGGGGGAAGTCCGGAGGAGGCCGTGCTCAGCGGCCTGATGGAGGTCCTGGAAAGGGACGCCTTCCTGCTGGCCTGGCACGGCATGCAGCCGCTGAGCGAGATCGACCCGGCGACCAGCGCCGACCCGCGCACGCGGGTCATGGTGGACCGGATGGCCATGTACGGCTACCGGGCCAGGTTCTTCGACACCCGGATCTCCTTCCCGGTTCCCGTGGTCACCGGGGTCGCCGAGCGTCTCGACGGCGGGCCCGCGCGGATGTGCTTCGGGGCCGGGGCGGCCCTCGACCCGGAGGCCGCGCTCGCCGCGGCACTGTGCGAGATCGCCACCGACTCCGTCCAGCTCCTCCAGCGGTTCCGGCGCGACGAGGCCGGGTACCGTGCCATGGCCGGGGACTTCACGAAGATCACGAGCCTGCACGACCATCCCCTGGTCTACGCGGTACCGGAGATGGGCCGCCACGCCGACTTCCTGCTCCGTCGGCCCGCTCCTCCCGAGCCACTGCGCGTGGCCGATCTGCGATGGCCCCGGGCGGACGGCTCAGGTCCGGACGTGCGGGAGGACCTGCTCGCCGCGGTGGAAGCCGTGACGGGCGCCGGGTTCGACGTGGTCGTCGTCGACCAGACCCTCCCCGAGCAGCGCGCTCTCGGTCTGTGCACCGTGAAGGTGCTGGTCCCCGGCCTGCTGCCGCTCGACTTCGGCTGGACACGGCAGCGTGCCCGGCACATGCCGCGTACCCGGACCGCGCTGCGCGAGGCGGGGCTGCGGCCGGACGACCTGGCCGACACCGACCTCAACCCCGGCCCGCACCCGTTCCCGTGACCGGCCGTCCGCACCCGGCGCGAGCGCGCCGAGAACCCAGGAAAGGGGGATCCCGTGGGGTACGCCCATGAGTACGCGCAAGCCGTACTGCACCGCGGCCGCGTCCCGATGGAGCCCACCGACCACGTCGTCGACTGGGCCGACGGCCCGCGCAAGACCAAGTTCTACCCGGACGCCGAGCCGTTCGCCCTGCCCGACACCGAGGACCTCGCCGACGTCCCGGTCGGTCCGGGCCTGCTGCCCGACGCCGGCGCGGGCGGACGGGGCGCCGGCGGACCGGCCGGGTTCGGGCTCCCGCTGCTGGCGGCGATGCTCAAGGACTCCTACGGACTGACCGGGCGCCGCCTCGGCATCCAGGCCAACACCGACCTGGCCGGACTGCCCTTCCACACGCACGCGAACTGGTCCCGCGGCACCGCGGGCGGAGGCGGACTCTACCCGGTGGGCATCCACTGGGCTTCCGGCCCGTCAGGCCCCCTGCTGCCGGGCCTGCACCACTACGACGTCCAACGGCACGCCCTGCAGCGCCTGCTGGCCGGTGACGTCACGGACCGGGTGCGCGAGGCGCTGGGACCGGACGCGCCCCGGGAGGCGCTGGACACCGACCAGTACCTGATCCTCGGCGTCAAGTACTGGCAGAACTCCTTCAAGTACAACAGCTTCTCGTACCACGTGGTCTCCACCGACCTCGGAACGCTCGTGCAGAGCTGGCGGATCTGGGCGGCCGCGCGCGGCCTTCGGCTCGCGCCGCTGCTGTGGTTCGACGAGCCGCTCCTGAACGAACTGCTCGGCATGGCGGACGGGGAGGAGACGGTGTTCGCCGTCGTCCCGCTGCGCTGGGACGGGGCCGCGCCGGCTCAGGACGCCCCGCGCGCGGACCCGCGCCACCGGCCCGCCGTGCGGCACCGGGACGCGGAACGCTCCCGCACCCTGCTGGACTTCACCGCGCTGCGCGCGATGCACGCGGCGACGCTGGACGGCGCGGCCGACCGGCCGTCGCCCGGCGCGCTGGCCACCGCGGCGGCCCGGACCGACGGTGACGACGACGGCGGCGGTGTCCGGGTGGCGCTGCCCGCGCCCGCCTTCCCCGGCACGGGTGTCCGCCGGGCCCTGCGTGAACGCCGTTCCAGCTTCGGGAGGTTCGACGCCCGGCGCCGGACCTCCGCCGAGCACCTGTCGGCGGTCCTGGCGGCCGGCGCCCGGACCCGGCTGGCCGACGACACCGACCCCTCCGGCGACAACCGGCTCGCCCGGCTGTACGCCTTCGTCAACCACGTCGACGGCGTGCCGCAGGGCGCGTACGCGTACCTCCCCGACCGGGACGAACTACGCCTGGTCGCCGCCGGCGCGCAGGGCTCGTTCCTCCAGGAGAACTACTTCCTGGCCAACTACAACCTGGAGCAGGCGGGAGCGGTCCTGGTACCCACGGTGCGGACCACCGCCGTCCTGGACGCCGTCGGCGACCGCGGGTACCGGCTCGCCGTCGGCACCGCCGGAGCCGTCGCCCAGAGCTTCTACCTGGCTGCCTCCGCCCTGGGCCTGGGGGCCGGGGTCGCGCTGGGATTCGACAACGTCTCGTTCGTCGAACGGCTCGGGCTGACGGGCGGCGACGAGGCGCCGCTGCTCGTCATGGCCCTCGGTCACGAACGGCCCGACCCCGCCGACTTCCGCTACGACATCGCCTGACGGCCAGAGGAATCCCATGACACCCACAGAGTCAGGCGCCACCGGCACCGGCCCGGGCGCCACCGCGGAGACCGGGACCCACTGGGAGCCCGGCGGACGCTTCGTCCTGCGCGCGGCCGGTCTGCCCATCGAGACCACGCACGCGCTGCGCTGCCCCGGCGTCCGCCGCTGGGCCGACGCGGTGCTGGACGAGGAGGAACGCCTCACCGCGGCCGGCGCGGACCTCAGCGAACTGCTGCACACGCTGGTCAAGTCGACCCTCGGCGACGAGGCGGGCCCCGAGGACGCCGCCGTCCGCCGCGGTCTGCTCGCCCTGCGGCGGCAGATCTTCAACAACCGTCTGCCGGCGGAGCCCGGGAACGCGGTGCGCCTGGTGACGGAGGCGGACGCGGACACCGGCCGGCACACCGCCCGGTGGCTTCGGGACCGCACGCGTCTCGAGGAACTCCGCGCGACCGGAGCGGACCTGTTCGACCGTGAACTGCGCGCGAGCCGGACCGCGTTGCGGCGTGTTCTGGCCGACGGCCGGCTGCGTCTCGGGCTGCTGCTCGCCTCGCCCGCTCTCGACGGGCGGCTGGACGCCTATCTGCGCGACACCGGCCCACGGCCGGGCAACCGCCTGCGCAAGATCGAGCGTTCCGCGCTCACCTACCTGTACCGCACGGCCTGCAAGACCAGTCCCTTCAGCACGTTCGCCGGCATCGGCCTCGGCACGTTCGAGGGAGACCCGGCGGACGACGGGGCCGAGCTGCGCACCGGAGAGGACTGGGTCGGCCACGTACGGCTGAACGTGGTCGCGCTGGCCCGGCTCACCGAGCTGATCACGGCCGATCCCGGCCGCCGCCAGGATCTGCCGGTGGCCCTGTCCCCCGGCTGGGGGCGCGAAGCCGACCGGATCCGATACGTGCGCCATGTGATGACGGCGGGCGACGACAACGCCTCGGTCACCTTCGACTCGGTCCGCGACCGGCTGTTCTTCCTCCGCAGCAGCGGCACGCTGGAGCGGCTGCTCGAGTGGCTCGACAGCCGCGACGCGCCGGTGCGCCACCGTGACCTGGTGGACTGGCTGGAGAGCGAGCACGACGCCGGACGCGAGGCGTGCGAACGGTACGCGTCGGCTCTGCTGGACCTCGGAATGGTGCGGGCGCCGACGCTCCACACGGACGTGCACGGTCCGGACCCGCTGCGCGCCTACCAGGACGCCCTGCGCTCACTGGGCGTCGCGTGGGCCGACCGGCTGGCGGGACTGCTGGACGGCGCCGCCGTCCGCCTCTCCCGCTACCCGGAGGCCGGCGTCGACGAGCGCCGCGCCCTGCTGGGCGCGCTGCGCGGCCTGCTGCTGGACGCGCAGCGGGAGCTGGGGGCGACCGAGCCGAACCTGCCGCGGACGCTCGTGTACGAGGACGTCGCCGCGGAGGACGACCTGGTGTGCGGGCCCGCCGTGCTGGGCGGCGAGACCGGCAGGGCGCTGCGGGCCGTGGAGGGCGTGCTGCCGCTGTTCGACCTGACGCTCCCCCAGCGGATCACCCTGCTCGGCTTCTTCCTCGCCCGGTACGGCCGGGGCGGGCGCTGCGACGACCTGCTCGGCCTGGTCCACGACTTCCACGAGGACTTCTTCGACCAGTACGTGTCCTTCACGTCCCGGCGCGTCCCCTTCGACGAGCAGGGCACCTACCGCCCAGAGGAGAACTGGCTCGGGCAGGAGGAGATGACGGCCCTCGACCGGGCCCGGTGCCGCTTCCACGCGGGGATGCGCGCCCTGTGGCAGAGCGGCGGGGAGGATGCCGAGATCGAGCTTCCGGCGGCACTGCTGTCCGGCACGGCCGAGGAACTCGCCCCGATCACCCACCACTTCACCCCGCAGAGCCATCACGTCCAGTTGTCCCGGCCGGACGGCGGGCGACCGCTGGTCGTCCTCAACAAGTCCTACGGTGGACTGGCGTTCCCCTTCAGCAGGTTCACCCACCTCTTCGACGGCACACCGGACGCGGATTCACCGGCACCCGGCCTGTCCCGCCTCCTGCGCGCGGAGACAGCGGCCCGCGCTCCGGCCGACGCGGTGTTCGCGGAGGTCACCGGGGGCCCGGTCACCAGCAACCTGAACCTGCACGGCCGACTGACGGATCACCAGATCGTCTGTCCGGGAGAGAGCAGCACCGTGCCCGAGGAGGCGCGCATCCACCTCGACGACCTCTCCGTCGAGCACGACGAGACGGCGGACCGTCTCGTGCTGCGCTCCCGGCGCCTGGGCCGCGAGGTGGTGCCGGTCTACCTGGGCTACCTCGTCCCGATCGCCCTTCCCGAGATCCCCCGCACGCTGCTCCTGCTGTCCCCCAGCACCATGGCCCCCTTCGACGTCTGGGCGGGCGTCCCGGAGGGCGAGGCGCGGGACGGCGTCACCCGCAGGCCCCGGGTCCGGCACGGGAACGTGGTGGTCAGCAGGCGCAGCTGGACGGCGGACGCGGCCGTCCTGCCCGTCCGCGGCCCCGGAGCCGGGGAGGTGGAGCACTATCTGGGCTGGGTACGGTGGCGGCGCGCCCACCGTCTGCCCGACCGGTGTTTCGCCACGGTCTCCCACCCGGGCCGGGGCCCGGTCGGGGCCAAGCCCGTGCACGTCGACTTCGACAGCCCGCTGTCCCTGGCCGCGTTCGACGCCCTGGTGGAACGCGAGCCCGGCACCCGGGTGACCTTCCGGGAGATGCTCCCCGCCGAGGACGGGCTCCACCTGTCCTCGCGTCGCGGCCGGCACGTGGCCGAACTCGCCGTGGAGACCTTCACCACCCGCCGTCCGCCGCAGCCTCGCCCGGAGGTAACACCGTGATGCCCGAGATGACCGAGCCCGCGTCGTTCCGGCCGGACCCCGGGGGCACCGGGCCGTCGCCCTGGCTGGCGCTGCACGTCTTCTACGCGGCCAGTCCCCGTCCACTGCTGGTCGAGTGCGTCCGCCCGCTGGTCGACCGGCTCACCGAGGAGGGCCTGCTGGCCGGCCACTTCTTCATCAACTACTGGCTGGAAGGGCCGCACGTGCGTCTGCGGCTGCGCCCGAGCGGACCGGACGCCGAGGCCGAGGTCAGCCGACGGGCCGAGGAGGCGGTGCGGCGCTTCCTGCGGACCCGGCCCGCGCTCTACCAGGTCGACTCGGGATTCCTGAAGGACTTCTACGACTCCCTCTTCGACATCGAGTTCCCGGGCGAGGACCGGGCGGCGTACCTCGGCGCCGACGGACGGATGAACCTCAGACCGAACAACTCCTTCTCCTACGAGGTCTACGCGCCCGAGTACGCCAAGTACGGCGGCCCGGCCGGGGTGGACCTCGCCGAATGGCACTTCCGGCACTCCAGCGACCTCGTCCTGGAGGCGTACCGGAGCATGAACCTGCACCTGCGGACGGTTCTGCTGGGGACCTCCGCCCAGCTGATGATGGTGATGGCCGGTTGCTTCCTCCCCGAGGAGGAACGGCTCGCGGACTACCTCGACTCCTACTACGCCTTCTGGCACCGGCTGTTCCCGGGGACCGGCTTCATCGGGTCGACCGAGTACGAGCGTGCCTACGAGCGGATGGCGCCCACGCTGGGCGCCCGGTTCGCACGGATCCGGCAGAGCATGGCGAGCGGCGAGCTGCACCGGCTCCCGGCGTTCCTGCGGCACTGGGCGGAGCACTGCCTGGAGCTGCGTGCCCGGGTGGTGGACCTCACCGGCCGCGGCATGCTCGCGTTTCCCGCGTGGGACGGTCCGGCCCGAGAGGACACCGGGCAGGTGCGTTCCGAGGAGCGTGACGCGGCTCCGCTGGTGACCGTCACCCATGCGCCGGCGGTGCTGCCCCGCCTGCTGTCGCCGTACATGCACATGACCAACAACCGGTTGCACGTGACGATCCGGGACGAGGCGTACCTGTCCTACGTCCTGGGGAGGGTCCTGCGCGAGCAGACCGCCACCCGGCGGGACCTCGCGTGAGCGCCACCGACCGCTCCGCCGCCGTCCGCGCGTACCGGCCCGCGCTGCGGCCGGGTGTGCTGATCGGCCCACCGCTGCTGCGCGGCCCGCGCACCGTGCACCTGATCAAGCATCCGGTCAGCGGTGCCGCCTTCGAGGTCGGCCCCAAGGAGCACTTCGTCATCAGCCGGCTCGACGGAACCCGCACCGTCGACGACGTCGTGGCCGCGTACGCGGACCGGTTCCGCCGCAGGCTCCCGGAGGAGCAGTGGACCCGACTGCTCGGCCTGCTCGGCGCCCGGGGGCTGCTGGCGGGCTCCCCTGATCCCGCCCCGCCCGAGCCGCCCCCGGCGCGCACCGGCACCTTCTGGAAGGGCAGCCGACGGACCGTCGGCGACGCGCACGCGACGACCGGACGCCTCCACCGGCTGCTGCGTCCACTGCTCCGTCCGTGGGTGCAGCTCCCTCTGGTGGCGGCCGTACTCGTGATGGCCGTCGCGGTGTTCTCGGCTCCCACGGCACTCCTGGACGGGACGCTCGCCCTGTTGACCAGTCCCCTCGCGCTGATCCCGTTCGCGGTGTTCCTGTGGTTCAGCGTCTGCCTCCACGAACTCGCCCACGGGGTCGCCGCCCGGCACTACGGCGGTGTGGTGACCGAGATCGGGCTGCGCTGGCGGTTCCCCGCGATGATGATGTACTGCACGGTCGACAACTACCTGTTCCTGCCGGGACTGCGGGCGAAGCTGGTGGTCGCCGTCGCGGGCGCGTACGTCAACCTGCTGCTCCTGCTGCCCCTCGCGCTCTGGCGGGCGCTCCTGGAGCCGGCCGACCCGGTCCGCGCGCCGCTCGCCGGGATGCTCTTCGTCGGCATGGCGCAGGCACTGAGCAACCTGGTCCCGCTGCCGCCGCTGGACGGGTACCGCATGCTCGGACACGCCCTGGGCGCCGCGCACCTCGCCCCGGAGACCCGGATCTACCTGGCCCTGCGCCGGCAGGGACGGGAGGCCGTCGCCGGCTACCCGCGGCGCGCCCGCCGACTCCACACGTCCTACGCCGTCACCGCGGGGGGCTTCGTGCTGCTCGCGGTGGTCGGCGGCTGCGCCCTCGTGGCCGCCCTGCTGTCCCGATGACCCTCCCGACCCCGAAGGACCACGTCACCCATGAATGAGGTACCCGCATGAGTTCCACCTCCCCCACCACCGGTCGCGAGGGGCCGCCGGCCGTCGAGGTCGTCGACGTGACCAAGAGCTACGGGGACCGGCGGGCCGTCGACGGGGTCTCCCTGCGCATCCGGCGCGGCGAGTTCTTCGGACTGCTCGGTCCCAACGGGGCCGGGAAGTCCACCCTGGTGGAGATCATGGAAGGGCTGCGCAAGGCCGACTCCGGATCGGTCACCGTGTTCGGGGCGTCGCCCTGGCCGCGCGACACCCGGCTGCTGCCCCGCATGGGGGTGCAGACCCAGTCGTCGGCCTTCTTCGTGCGACAGACCGTCCACGAGCATCTGCGGACCGTCGCGGCGCTGTTCGGTGCCGCGGGCGAGGCCGTCGGCTCCACCTTGGACTCGGTGGGCCTCGCCGGACAGCGCAACGTCCGCGTGGACAGCCTCTCCGGTGGTCAGCGGCAGCGGCTCGCCATCGCCTCCGCGCTGGTTCACGGCCCCGAGCTGATCTTCCTCGACGAGCCGACCGCCGCACTCGACACGGAGGGCCGCCGCGATCTGTGGGAGGTGCTGCGGGGACTCAAGGCGGAGGGCCGCACCATCGTGTACACCACCCATCACCTGGACGAGGCGGAGGCGCTCTGCGACCGCGTGGGCATCCTGGTGGAAGGCCGACTCGTCGTCACCGACGAACCGCGGCACCTCATCGGCACGTCCGCCTCGGCCGCCCGGCTTCTGGTGCCGCTCGGCCGCATCGACGAGGGCGCCGCCGCGGCGCTTCCCGGTGTGGACGGCGTCGCCGTTCAAGGCGGTTACCTCGTCCTGGAGACCCGGGCCACCGGCCGGGTGCTCGCCGCGCTCGACGCCGTCGCCGGTCTGGACGGCGTGCAGACGCGCACGCCGAGCCTGGAGGACGTCTACCTCGAACTCACCTCCCAGCGGCCCCCGTCCACCTCGGCATCCCAGGAGCACCAGGCATGAGCGCCTACACCGCGCTGACCGCGGCGGGTTACCGCGCGCAGGTCCGTGACAAGACGACCCTCTTCTTCACCTTCGCCTTCCCGCTGATCTTCCTCGTGGTCTTCGGGCTCGTCTTCCGGGGCCGCGACGTCGAGGAGAGCGGCTTCTCCTACCTCTCGTACACCGCCGCCGGGGTCCTCTCCTGGGGTGTCGCCAACGCGGCGGTCTTCGGCATCGGGTTCACGCTGATGCAATGGCGCGCGGACGACATCCTCCGGATGATCCGTATGTCGCCCGCCCCGCTCTCCGCCGTCATCGGCTCGCGCTACGTCCTCGCGCTCGGCGTGGGGCTGGTCCAGTCGGCCCTTTTCGTCGGGGTGGCGATGCTGCCGGGTTTCGGCCTGGTGCCCGCGTCGCGGTGGCCGCTGCTCTTCCCCGTCCTGCTTCTGGGGATCACCACCTTCCTGCTGCTCGGGGTGATCATCGGCAGCATCGCCGACACACCCGAGTCGGTCGCCGGCATCGCCAACTTCCTGATGCTGCCCATGGCTTTCCTGTCCGGGTCGTTCTTCCCGCTGGACGCGATGCCCGCATGGCTGCGGACGGTCTCGCTGGTGCTGCCGCTGCGCTATCTCAACGACGCCGTGTCCGCCGCCCTGACCGGCCGCGGCGACCTGTCCGACATCGGTGTGGGATGTGCCGGACTCCTCGCCTTCGCCGTCGTCTTCGGGGCCGTCGCGGCACGCGTCTTCCGCTGGACGAAGACCTCATGACGCCCGCGCCCCGACCGCTCCCGCATCCGATGGAAGCGGCACGTGACACCCTCCGGGCCAGGCTGCTCGACCACTTCGGCGCCGACGCGCCCATGGTCGTACCGCTCGGCGCCGTCGGTGCGGAGGACGGGGACACGGGCGCGGTGGACCCCTGGGCCTCCGACCGGGCTACGGCCCTGGTCCACCTCACCGCCTCGGCGGTCCTGTTCGGCCCCTGGGGAGGCGACGGCGGCGCGCCCGCCTGCGGCCGCTGCCTCGCCGTCCGGTGGCAGCGGCTACGGAGCCGCAGCGAGCGCAACGCCCTGGAGACGGGCGGCCCCGAAGGACCTCGCCCGGCCGGAGCCTGGCCGCTGCTGCCCGGTCACATCGGCGACACCGCGGTCGCACTGTGCGAAGCGCTGCTGCGCGAGCCCCGCCCGGAGTCTCCCGCCGTCCTCGCCGCGGATCGCGCCCTGCCGCGGGTGACACGGCTGGACCTGACGAACCTGCTGATCAGGACGTACCCGCTGCTCGCCGACCCGCTCTGCCCCGGCTGCGGTCCCCGCGGCCGGGCGCAGGCGTCGCACGAGGTCCGGCCGCTCAGCCTCGCACCGCGCCCCAAACCGGACCCCGACGCCTACCGGCTCCGGTCGGCCTTCGCGTACCCGCTCCCCACGGAAGCCCTGGCCAATCCGGTGTGCGGCGCGCTGGGCGCCGGCACCTGGACCGACGTCACGTCCTCCACGACCGCTCCGGTGGCCGGCAGCGCGTTCGTCCGGGGGTACGCGGGACTTCACGACGTCACCTGGAGCGGCCAGGAGAACTCCTTCGCGACCAGCCGCCGTCTCGCGTTCCTCGAAGGTCTGGAGCGGTACGCGGGGACCCGCCGGCGTGGCGGCTCCGCGCCGGTCGTCGGCTCCTACGACGCGCTTCGGGACGACGCGGTCGATCCCGCCGCGTGCGGCCTGTACAGCCCCGAGACCTACCGCGAGGACCCCTTGGCGGAGCCGTTCGACCCGGGCCGGCCGATTCCCTGGGAGTGGGGCTGGTCGCTGCGGGACGAGCGTCCGGTGCTGGTGCCGTCACGGCTGGTCTACTACAGCATCCCCTCGGCCGACGACAACTTCGTCTTCGAGTGTTCCAACGGCTGTGCCATCGGCGGCTGTCTGGAGGAGGCGGTCCTCGGCGGCCTGCTCGAACTCGTGGAGCGGGACTCCTTCCTGAACGGCTGGTACGGAGCGGCGCGGCTCCCCCGCATCGACCTGGGGACGGTCGGCGGCGCCACGGCCGCCGCCATGGTCGAACGGGCCGCGCTGCAGGGGTACGACGTGCTCGCCTTCGACAACCGGATCGACCTGGCGGTCCCGGCCGTCACCGTGGTCGGCGTCCGCCGGGACGGAGGTCCGGGCACCCTGTCCTTCGCCGCCGCGGCCTCCCTGGACCCGAGGTCCGCCGTCGAGGGTGCCCTGTCCGAGGTGCTGAGCTACATCCCGCACCTGGCCCGGCAGACCGCCGAACGCCGTGGTGAGCTGGAGGCGATGGCCGACGACTTCTCCCGGGTGCGTCACCTGAAGGACCATCCCCAGCTGTACGGGCTGCCCCGCATGGCCGGATACGCGCACGCGTACCTGGAGCCGTCCGAGGCGCGCCCCTTCGACGCGGTGTACCGGGACTGGGAGCGCCGGGTCCGCCCCCGCACCGGCGATCTGCGGGACGACGTCGCCGTGGTCAGGGACGCGCTGGTCGGCGCCGGTCACGATGTCGTCGTGGTCGACCAGACCTCGCCCGAACAGGAACGGATGGGGCTGCGGACGGTCTGCACGGTGGTGCCGGGACTGCTGCCGAT encodes:
- a CDS encoding TOMM precursor leader peptide-binding protein; the protein is MTPAPRPLPHPMEAARDTLRARLLDHFGADAPMVVPLGAVGAEDGDTGAVDPWASDRATALVHLTASAVLFGPWGGDGGAPACGRCLAVRWQRLRSRSERNALETGGPEGPRPAGAWPLLPGHIGDTAVALCEALLREPRPESPAVLAADRALPRVTRLDLTNLLIRTYPLLADPLCPGCGPRGRAQASHEVRPLSLAPRPKPDPDAYRLRSAFAYPLPTEALANPVCGALGAGTWTDVTSSTTAPVAGSAFVRGYAGLHDVTWSGQENSFATSRRLAFLEGLERYAGTRRRGGSAPVVGSYDALRDDAVDPAACGLYSPETYREDPLAEPFDPGRPIPWEWGWSLRDERPVLVPSRLVYYSIPSADDNFVFECSNGCAIGGCLEEAVLGGLLELVERDSFLNGWYGAARLPRIDLGTVGGATAAAMVERAALQGYDVLAFDNRIDLAVPAVTVVGVRRDGGPGTLSFAAAASLDPRSAVEGALSEVLSYIPHLARQTAERRGELEAMADDFSRVRHLKDHPQLYGLPRMAGYAHAYLEPSEARPFDAVYRDWERRVRPRTGDLRDDVAVVRDALVGAGHDVVVVDQTSPEQERMGLRTVCTVVPGLLPIDFGWNRQRALLMPRLRTALRRGGHRARDLTDADVHRAPHPFP